In the genome of Bremerella sp. P1, the window TGCATGACCTTATCCGAGCCAACCTGCATCGCGCCCCGATGTATAGCGGGCAGATCGATTCGCGGGGACCTCGCTATTGTCCGAGTATCGAGGACAAAGTCGTTCGTTTCGCTGACAAAGATCGGCACCAGCTGTTCTTGGAACCGGAAGGGTTCAACACGCGCGAAGTCTACGTCAACGGGATCTCGACCAGCTTGCCGCGCGACGTTCAGGACGAGATGTTCAAGCTGATTCCCGGACTCGAGAACGCTCAGATCATGCGATATGGATACGCAGTCGAGTACGACTTCTGCCCGCCCGATCAGCTGTGGCCTTCTTTGCAAACCAAGGATGTAACCGGGCTCTATTTCGCTGGCCAGATCAACGGAACCACCGGCTACGAAGAAGCGGCGGCTCAAGGATTGATGGCCGGTATTAACGCGGCCCTGGAAGGTCGCGCTGAAGATCCGTTGGTACTGGGCCGCGAGCAAGCTTACATCGGTGTACTGATTGACGACCTGGTTACCTGCGGTGTCGACGAACCGTACCGAATGTTTACCAGCCGGGCCGAGCACCGCTTGATGCTTCGGCAAGACAATGCCGACCGCCGGCTGACGCCACTGGCAAACGAACGCGGCCTGATTCCGCCTCAGCGGTGGGAAGCGTTCACGAACAAGCAGCAGCAGATCGATGTCGCAATGCAGGTCCTGGGCAGCACTCGGCACCAAGGCAATCTCTTGTCGAGCATCCTGAAGCGTAATGACTCATCTTGGGAACAAGTCTGCGAGCTAGCACCGTCGCTTCGAGAGATCACCGACGAAGCGGCTTTGCAGGTCACCTACGACATTCGCTACGAGGGGTACATCGCTCGTCAGCAGGTCGAAGTCGAGAGGCAAAAGCGGCTCTCGCACAAACGAATTCCTGAGTCTTTCGATTTTACGCGACTTACCCAGATGCGAACTGAGGCCCGCGAGAAGCTTTGTCAGATCCGCCCAACCTCGGTTGCTCAGGCCGAACGGATCAGTGGAATTACCCCCTCTGACATCGCTCTGCTACTGGTTTATCTCGATGGTCGGATGGGTGCAAAATCCTCCTAACTTGGGGATATTGATAGGGTTGCTATCACTAGCAAGCAGTCAAAAAGTACCCAAATTCCGGGGTACTTGCCCTTGAAAGCTTTTGGATTGTGATTAGGCAAAATATTGGCCAGCGTTTCACTTTGTGTCACAAACTGTTGTCGCATCTTAACTTACGCCATCAACATCAATCTTGACGTGGCAATCTAGGACAGTATAATTCCGGCATCTGGCAAATTCGGTAAACAGGGTATATCCGGATGAAGAGCGGAAATACTCATTTATCGTGGGGTGCAACGATTACACACCTTCCAGAAAATTAGAGTTTTAAACGGGATGTACTCGTTTGACACGGATGCGCGGAGCGCGAGGATGCTCAGGAAAACGTGGCGGCCTCCAAACTCACTTATCGCATTGGTAGCCAAACACGCTAGGGATAGGATGACAGCACATGAAAACAGTCTTTACCACCGGTGAAGCAGCGAAAATCTGCAAGGTCAGCCAACAGACCATTATTCGTTGCTTCGACTCGGGGCAACTGAAAGGATTTCGCGTCCCAGGCAGCCGGTTTCGTCGCATCCCGCGTGATCAGCTTTACAACTTCATGCGTGAGAACGGCATCCCGACCGATGCTCTGGAAAGTGGCAAGCGTAAGGCCTTGATCGTTGACGACGACGTCGATCTGGTCGAATTGCTGGTCGATGCGTTTGAACGCGACGGCCGCTTCGAACTGCGAACCGCTAACAACGGTTTTGACGCCGGCATGCTGGTCAAGGAATTCCACCCGGACATCGTCGTTCTCGACATCATGCTACCGGACATCAACGGTAAGGAAGTCTGCCAACGCGTCCGCATGGACAAGACGATGGAAGACGTCAAAATCCTCTGCATCTCTGGCATGATCGAACAGGACAAGGTCGCTGACCTGATGGCTTGTGGTGCCAACGAATTCATGCAGAAGCCGTTCTCGGTCGAAGCACTGGTCGACAAGGCCTGCAACATGTTGGACATGGAATCGGTGAACTCCTAAGCCA includes:
- the mnmG gene encoding tRNA uridine-5-carboxymethylaminomethyl(34) synthesis enzyme MnmG; protein product: MSECRYQYDVIVVGAGHAGTEAAMAAARLGAKTALLTTNLDTVAQMSCNPAIGGIAKGQIVREIDAMGGIMGQAIDATGIQFRLLNRRKGPAMHSPRAQADKKAYQFWVKLAVEDQANLDLRQEIVSDLLTEEVDGKQRITGVSVHGGAIYSAPRVVLTTGTFLSAIMHTGETKTPGGRGGEGTSSGISSALNRLGFRLDRFKTGTPARLNFNSIDFEQTELQPGDDDPQAFSYLTGKLDLEQMPCHITYTNEKVHDLIRANLHRAPMYSGQIDSRGPRYCPSIEDKVVRFADKDRHQLFLEPEGFNTREVYVNGISTSLPRDVQDEMFKLIPGLENAQIMRYGYAVEYDFCPPDQLWPSLQTKDVTGLYFAGQINGTTGYEEAAAQGLMAGINAALEGRAEDPLVLGREQAYIGVLIDDLVTCGVDEPYRMFTSRAEHRLMLRQDNADRRLTPLANERGLIPPQRWEAFTNKQQQIDVAMQVLGSTRHQGNLLSSILKRNDSSWEQVCELAPSLREITDEAALQVTYDIRYEGYIARQQVEVERQKRLSHKRIPESFDFTRLTQMRTEAREKLCQIRPTSVAQAERISGITPSDIALLLVYLDGRMGAKSS
- a CDS encoding response regulator, producing MKTVFTTGEAAKICKVSQQTIIRCFDSGQLKGFRVPGSRFRRIPRDQLYNFMRENGIPTDALESGKRKALIVDDDVDLVELLVDAFERDGRFELRTANNGFDAGMLVKEFHPDIVVLDIMLPDINGKEVCQRVRMDKTMEDVKILCISGMIEQDKVADLMACGANEFMQKPFSVEALVDKACNMLDMESVNS